In Gammaproteobacteria bacterium, one genomic interval encodes:
- a CDS encoding cytochrome c, translating to MPRGFAAAIGAVVLLAVGAADEQGMIDYRKDVMLSMAAHLSALTELLAGGLELDERHVETQASSLGLNAQLVSSLFPPGSDEGDTSALPGIWQRPEQFLNRAEAAEREGRNLVAAAGSGDREFMVQSLRRLADACRNCHRDFRFEQED from the coding sequence ATGCCCCGAGGGTTTGCGGCAGCCATCGGGGCCGTCGTTCTGCTGGCCGTCGGCGCGGCGGACGAACAGGGCATGATCGATTATCGCAAGGACGTCATGCTGAGCATGGCGGCGCACCTTTCGGCATTGACGGAACTGCTGGCCGGCGGCCTGGAGCTGGATGAACGACACGTCGAAACCCAGGCCAGCTCGCTGGGGCTGAATGCGCAACTGGTCAGCTCGCTGTTTCCGCCGGGGTCCGACGAAGGCGATACGTCGGCCCTGCCGGGCATCTGGCAAAGGCCCGAGCAGTTCCTGAACAGGGCCGAGGCGGCCGAACGCGAGGGCCGCAACCTGGTTGCAGCGGCCGGATCCGGGGACCGGGAATTCATGGTGCAGTCGCTGAGACGGCTGGCCGACGCCTGCCGGAACTGCCACCGCGATTTCCGGTTCGAGCAAGAGGACTAG